A single Phytohabitans houttuyneae DNA region contains:
- a CDS encoding alpha/beta fold hydrolase: MTIAYDVAGSGPTVLLIHSTVCDRRMWDPQVPALVGAGYRAVRADLRGFGETPMPDRPYDNARDMLDVLDDAGADRAAVVAASGGGRVGQELAARWPARVSALMLVNTAVDGHEPGEELRAFDEREEALLEAGDVDAATALNVATWLGPHADEATRAWVARMQRHAFEVQLADSAEVERVRVAYDVSAVTAPTLLVSGAHDLPDFTRIAAGLAARLPHARHVPLDWAGHLPSLERPEAFNALLLDFLRGGDG; the protein is encoded by the coding sequence ATGACTATCGCGTATGACGTGGCCGGCAGCGGCCCCACCGTCCTTCTGATCCACTCCACCGTCTGTGACCGGCGCATGTGGGACCCGCAGGTGCCCGCGCTGGTCGGCGCCGGCTACCGGGCGGTCCGCGCCGACCTGCGCGGCTTCGGCGAGACACCGATGCCCGACCGGCCGTACGACAACGCGCGCGACATGCTCGACGTCCTCGACGACGCCGGCGCCGACCGCGCGGCGGTGGTCGCGGCCTCCGGCGGCGGCCGGGTGGGGCAGGAGCTCGCCGCCCGCTGGCCCGCGCGGGTGAGCGCCCTGATGCTGGTCAACACCGCGGTGGACGGGCACGAGCCGGGCGAGGAGCTGCGCGCGTTCGACGAGCGGGAGGAGGCGCTGCTGGAGGCGGGCGACGTCGACGCCGCCACCGCGCTGAACGTCGCCACCTGGCTCGGCCCGCACGCCGACGAGGCCACCCGCGCGTGGGTGGCGCGGATGCAGCGGCACGCGTTCGAGGTGCAGCTCGCCGACAGCGCCGAGGTCGAGCGGGTGCGCGTGGCGTACGACGTCTCGGCCGTCACCGCGCCGACGCTGCTCGTCTCCGGCGCGCACGACCTGCCCGACTTCACGCGCATCGCCGCCGGCCTGGCCGCCCGGCTGCCGCACGCCCGCCACGTCCCGCTCGACTGGGCCGGCCACCTGCCGAGCCTGGAGCGCCCGGAGGCGTTCAACGCGCTGCTGCTCGACTTCCTCCGCGGTGGCGATGGCTGA
- a CDS encoding class I SAM-dependent methyltransferase has protein sequence MAEPHPGASRTAVLVCQGRAVADGRLAPGRFADPVAMSLLRPDERAAVQRARTDVPPRGVAARMEYESLSALAETMVPRTVAIDDAVAARANPQLVILGAGLDGRAWRMAELSDVDVYEVDRPASQADKRDRAAALEPIVRSLRWVSADLAHDPLGPTLAAAGHDEASPTSWIWEGVVPYLSRADVAATVRALTVRSAKGSRLVVSYQSPSLKATLGLGAARLTARLSRRPDPMAGEPRRSAWTPVRLGELLTAAGWAVATDDDLLTVAGRLGTTSRYPASTRAGRVAVADRP, from the coding sequence ATGGCTGAGCCGCACCCAGGGGCGAGCCGCACCGCGGTCCTGGTGTGCCAGGGTCGGGCGGTCGCCGACGGGCGGCTCGCGCCGGGCCGCTTCGCCGACCCGGTCGCGATGTCGCTGCTCCGCCCCGACGAGCGGGCCGCCGTCCAGCGGGCCCGCACCGACGTGCCGCCGCGGGGCGTGGCGGCCCGGATGGAGTACGAGTCGCTGTCCGCGCTCGCCGAGACGATGGTGCCGCGCACGGTCGCGATCGACGACGCGGTCGCGGCCCGCGCCAACCCGCAGCTCGTCATCCTCGGCGCCGGGCTGGACGGCCGCGCGTGGCGCATGGCCGAGCTGTCCGATGTGGACGTCTACGAGGTGGACCGCCCGGCATCCCAGGCCGACAAGCGCGACCGGGCGGCCGCCCTCGAGCCGATCGTCCGGTCGCTACGCTGGGTGAGCGCCGACCTGGCCCACGACCCGCTCGGCCCGACGCTCGCCGCCGCCGGCCACGACGAGGCGTCGCCGACCTCATGGATCTGGGAGGGCGTCGTCCCGTACCTCAGCCGCGCCGACGTCGCCGCCACCGTGCGCGCGCTCACCGTCCGCTCGGCCAAGGGCAGCCGGCTGGTCGTCAGCTACCAGTCACCGTCGCTCAAGGCCACGCTCGGGCTCGGCGCCGCCCGCCTGACCGCGCGGCTGTCCCGCCGCCCGGACCCGATGGCCGGCGAGCCGCGCCGCTCGGCCTGGACCCCGGTGCGGCTGGGCGAGCTGCTCACGGCCGCGGGGTGGGCGGTCGCCACCGACGACGACCTGCTCACGGTCGCCGGCCGGCTGGGCACCACCTCCCGCTACCCGGCCAGCACGCGCGCGGGTCGCGTCGCCGTCGCGGACAGACCCTGA
- a CDS encoding carbohydrate ABC transporter permease, producing the protein MPALSGQRRLERRWGLLMAVPAILGFAIFTAGPMVASLALSLTDWQVGGRPSFVGTENYATLADDALFWKSLSATTYYTLGAVPLSLVVAFAVAMLLNQRVRGLPLWRTVFYLPTLVPAIANVVLWIWIFNPDFGLLNSLLRQGGLPTGMWIYDESMAVPSLIVMSTWGFGNTMVIFLAGLQGVPQHLYEAVSVDGGGPWHRFRHVTVPMMTPTIFYNLVVGVIGTFQVFNQAYVMTEGGPHNATLFYVYYLFRKAFRESEMGYASALAWVLFMIIMVVTFLLFRNARRWVYYEMAGAR; encoded by the coding sequence ATGCCGGCTCTTTCCGGCCAGCGCCGCCTGGAGCGGCGCTGGGGCCTGCTGATGGCGGTACCGGCGATCCTCGGCTTCGCCATCTTCACCGCCGGGCCGATGGTCGCCTCCCTCGCGCTCAGCCTCACCGACTGGCAGGTCGGCGGCCGGCCGTCCTTCGTCGGCACCGAAAACTACGCCACGCTCGCCGACGACGCGCTCTTCTGGAAGTCCCTGAGCGCCACCACCTACTACACGCTGGGCGCGGTACCGCTGTCGCTGGTCGTCGCGTTCGCCGTGGCCATGCTGCTCAACCAGCGGGTGCGCGGCCTGCCCCTGTGGCGGACCGTCTTCTACCTGCCGACGCTCGTGCCCGCGATCGCCAACGTGGTCCTCTGGATCTGGATTTTCAACCCCGACTTCGGCCTGCTCAACTCCCTGCTGCGCCAGGGCGGCCTGCCCACCGGCATGTGGATCTACGACGAGAGCATGGCCGTCCCTTCGCTGATCGTCATGAGCACGTGGGGCTTCGGCAACACGATGGTGATTTTCCTGGCCGGTCTCCAGGGCGTGCCGCAGCACCTCTACGAGGCCGTCTCGGTGGACGGCGGCGGCCCGTGGCACCGGTTTCGGCACGTGACCGTGCCGATGATGACTCCCACCATCTTCTACAACCTGGTGGTCGGCGTCATCGGCACGTTCCAGGTCTTCAACCAGGCCTACGTGATGACCGAAGGAGGTCCCCACAACGCCACCCTCTTCTACGTCTACTACCTGTTCCGCAAGGCGTTCCGGGAGAGCGAGATGGGCTACGCGAGCGCGCTCGCGTGGGTGCTCTTCATGATCATAATGGTGGTCACCTTCCTGCTGTTCCGCAACGCCCGGCGCTGGGTCTACTACGAGATGGCGGGCGCGCGGTGA
- a CDS encoding MFS transporter, whose protein sequence is MSDTGVLAVLRAAQVARVLAASTVGRIPLASSPVALLLFARERWSIGIAGLLVAGYTLGLAAGGPMLARIADRWRQPPVMLAGVTVSTAGFLTLAAGEPPLGVAVAAAVLAGAGAPPFESGLRVLWRDLLPESRVHTAYSLDIAVQELIFIVGPLVSVAAIGAGGPAAGLYATAALQLAGTAWFVSAPAVRRWRGVAAERHWAGPLRSTPLRLLLAAVVLVGAGVGSLPVAVTRLAEDAGDRSWAGWLLAAQATGALVGGLVNTRLKLPERHAPWLAAALAAGYLPLVLAAPPPVMLPLAVLSGLALPPLLTATFVTVDRIAPSGTAAEAFAWVATAFTSGAALGAALDGAILDGTASVAAGFVLAPVVIAASAGLYRLMAARLPADRAPVA, encoded by the coding sequence ATGTCCGACACCGGTGTGCTCGCCGTACTGCGCGCCGCCCAGGTGGCCCGCGTGCTCGCCGCCAGCACCGTCGGCCGCATCCCGCTCGCCTCCTCGCCGGTCGCGCTGCTGCTCTTCGCCCGCGAACGCTGGTCGATCGGCATAGCCGGCCTGCTCGTCGCCGGCTACACCCTCGGGCTCGCCGCCGGCGGTCCGATGCTCGCCCGGATCGCGGACCGGTGGCGCCAGCCGCCCGTCATGCTCGCCGGCGTCACCGTCTCCACCGCCGGCTTCCTCACGCTCGCGGCCGGCGAGCCGCCGCTCGGCGTGGCGGTGGCGGCGGCGGTGCTGGCCGGTGCGGGCGCGCCGCCGTTCGAGTCCGGCCTGCGGGTGCTGTGGCGCGACCTGCTGCCCGAGTCGCGCGTGCACACGGCGTACTCGCTGGACATCGCCGTCCAAGAGCTGATCTTCATCGTCGGCCCGCTGGTGTCGGTGGCCGCCATCGGCGCGGGCGGCCCGGCCGCCGGCCTGTACGCCACCGCGGCGCTGCAACTGGCCGGCACCGCCTGGTTCGTCTCCGCGCCGGCGGTGCGGCGCTGGCGCGGCGTCGCCGCCGAACGCCACTGGGCCGGCCCCCTCCGCTCCACCCCGCTGCGCCTCCTGCTCGCGGCGGTCGTGCTGGTGGGCGCCGGCGTGGGCTCGCTGCCGGTGGCGGTGACGCGGCTGGCCGAGGACGCCGGCGACCGCTCGTGGGCGGGGTGGCTGCTCGCCGCGCAGGCGACCGGCGCGCTGGTCGGCGGCCTCGTCAACACGCGGCTCAAGCTCCCCGAACGGCACGCGCCGTGGCTGGCCGCCGCGCTCGCCGCAGGCTACCTGCCGCTGGTGCTGGCCGCCCCGCCGCCGGTGATGCTGCCGCTCGCGGTGCTCAGCGGCCTGGCGCTCCCGCCGCTGCTGACCGCCACGTTCGTGACGGTCGACCGGATCGCGCCGAGCGGCACGGCGGCGGAGGCGTTCGCGTGGGTGGCGACCGCGTTCACCAGCGGCGCGGCGCTGGGAGCCGCGCTGGACGGCGCGATCCTGGACGGCACGGCGAGCGTCGCGGCGGGCTTCGTGCTCGCGCCGGTCGTGATCGCCGCCAGCGCCGGCCTCTACCGCCTGATGGCCGCCCGCCTGCCCGCCGACCGCGCGCCGGTCGCCTAG
- a CDS encoding cation:proton antiporter — translation MEQSDLAYMVVGAGALLAGILPRLLERRPLSMPIAFLGLGVLVFALPTGLPDPDPLAHPELAEHLTEVGVIVALMGAGLKIDRPMGWRRWAATWRLLAIAMPLTIAATALLGWWWAGLVPAAALLLGAALAPTDPVLASDVQVGEPTDREDSEDEVRITLTSEAGLNDGLAFPFVYAAIAIATVGSDPGAWLGEWLLTDVLYKSVAGLVGGLVVGRLLGRLFFRARSEVLRMAHHSEGFLALAATFLAYGAAELAGGYGFVAVFVAARAIRAAERSHEYHQVLHDFAEQTERLLTVLLLLLFGGAVVGGLLAPLTWPAAAVGLALILVIRPAAGWLSLRGAPGTRAERWVIAAFGIRGIGSFYYVSYALTHADLPGADLLWAVVGFAVATSVVLHGVAATPVMRWLDQANARTSGPT, via the coding sequence ATGGAGCAGTCCGACCTCGCGTACATGGTCGTCGGCGCGGGCGCGCTGCTGGCCGGGATCCTGCCGCGGCTGCTGGAGCGGCGGCCGCTGTCCATGCCGATCGCCTTTCTGGGCCTGGGCGTGCTGGTCTTCGCGCTGCCGACCGGACTGCCCGACCCGGACCCGCTGGCCCACCCCGAGCTGGCCGAGCACCTGACCGAGGTCGGCGTGATCGTGGCGCTGATGGGCGCCGGGCTGAAGATCGACCGGCCGATGGGGTGGCGGCGGTGGGCGGCCACCTGGCGGCTGCTGGCGATCGCGATGCCGCTGACCATCGCGGCCACCGCGCTGCTGGGCTGGTGGTGGGCCGGTCTCGTGCCGGCGGCCGCGCTGCTGCTCGGTGCCGCCCTCGCGCCGACCGACCCGGTGCTCGCCTCGGACGTACAGGTCGGCGAGCCCACCGACCGCGAGGACTCCGAGGACGAGGTGCGCATCACCCTCACCTCGGAGGCGGGCCTCAACGACGGGCTGGCCTTCCCGTTCGTGTACGCCGCCATCGCCATCGCCACCGTCGGCAGCGACCCGGGCGCCTGGCTGGGCGAGTGGCTGCTGACCGACGTGCTCTACAAGTCGGTCGCCGGGCTTGTGGGCGGCCTGGTCGTCGGGCGGCTGCTCGGGCGGCTGTTCTTCCGCGCCCGCTCCGAGGTGCTGCGCATGGCCCACCACTCGGAGGGCTTCCTCGCGCTCGCCGCGACCTTCCTCGCGTACGGCGCGGCCGAGCTCGCCGGCGGCTACGGCTTCGTGGCCGTGTTCGTCGCCGCCCGGGCGATCCGCGCCGCCGAGCGCTCGCACGAGTACCACCAGGTGCTGCACGACTTCGCGGAGCAGACCGAGCGGCTGCTGACGGTACTCCTGCTGCTGCTGTTCGGCGGCGCCGTCGTCGGCGGCCTGCTGGCCCCGCTCACCTGGCCCGCGGCGGCGGTCGGCCTCGCCCTGATCCTCGTGATCCGGCCCGCGGCCGGCTGGCTGTCCCTGCGCGGCGCGCCCGGCACGCGGGCCGAGCGGTGGGTGATCGCCGCGTTCGGCATCCGCGGGATCGGCTCGTTCTACTACGTGTCGTACGCCCTGACGCACGCCGACCTGCCCGGCGCCGACCTGCTGTGGGCGGTCGTCGGGTTCGCCGTGGCCACGTCGGTCGTCCTGCACGGCGTCGCCGCCACGCCGGTGATGCGGTGGCTGGACCAGGCGAACGCCCGCACCAGCGGGCCGACCTGA
- a CDS encoding DNA glycosylase AlkZ-like family protein has translation MVVHELSRQEARRIAVRAQLLDCARPSGMAQVVRHLTFLQVDWTSAVAPSADLVLWSRLGSAYRPAELARALETRSLVDLRGRIRPREDLALYTARMAAWEGRTGLKDWEVGQRAWVRANDACRRDILARLDVDGPLPASAFPDLCAVPWGSSGWNNNRNVGMLLDLMVRRGEVAVAGYDGRERLWDVAARVYPDEVVPEARAAHIRGERLLRSLGIARPRQSEDSADLGQVGEPARVAGVRGVWRVDPAQLGRPFQGRAALLSPLDRLVFDRRRMAELFEFDYAVEMYKPAAKRRWGYYALPILYGDRLVGKLDATADRKAGVLRVDAVHEDARFTKAMRAAVTAEIRDLARWLGLPLDLPGEFA, from the coding sequence GTGGTGGTGCACGAGCTGTCCCGGCAGGAGGCGCGCCGCATCGCCGTGCGCGCGCAGCTGCTCGACTGCGCGCGCCCGTCCGGGATGGCGCAGGTGGTGCGCCACCTGACGTTCCTGCAGGTCGACTGGACGTCCGCCGTCGCGCCCAGCGCCGACCTTGTGCTGTGGAGCCGCCTCGGCTCGGCCTACCGGCCGGCCGAGCTGGCCCGCGCGCTGGAGACGCGTTCGCTGGTCGACCTGCGCGGCCGGATCCGCCCCCGCGAGGACCTGGCGCTCTACACGGCGCGGATGGCCGCGTGGGAGGGGCGCACGGGGCTGAAGGACTGGGAGGTGGGCCAGCGCGCGTGGGTGCGCGCCAACGACGCCTGCCGCCGCGACATCCTCGCCCGCCTCGACGTCGACGGCCCGCTGCCGGCGTCCGCCTTCCCCGACCTGTGCGCGGTGCCGTGGGGCTCCTCCGGCTGGAACAACAACCGCAACGTCGGCATGCTCCTGGACCTCATGGTGCGCCGCGGCGAGGTGGCGGTGGCCGGCTACGACGGGCGGGAGCGGCTGTGGGACGTGGCCGCGCGGGTGTACCCGGACGAGGTCGTGCCCGAGGCGCGGGCGGCGCACATCCGCGGCGAACGGCTCCTGCGCTCACTGGGCATCGCCCGCCCCCGCCAGTCCGAGGACTCGGCCGACCTCGGCCAGGTGGGGGAGCCGGCGCGGGTGGCGGGTGTACGCGGCGTGTGGCGCGTCGACCCGGCGCAGCTGGGCCGCCCGTTCCAGGGGCGGGCCGCGCTGCTGTCGCCACTGGACCGGCTGGTCTTCGACCGCAGGCGGATGGCCGAGCTGTTCGAGTTCGACTACGCGGTGGAGATGTACAAGCCGGCGGCGAAGCGCCGGTGGGGCTACTACGCGCTGCCGATCCTCTACGGCGACCGCCTGGTCGGCAAGCTCGACGCCACCGCCGACCGCAAGGCCGGTGTGCTGCGCGTCGACGCGGTCCACGAGGACGCGCGGTTCACGAAGGCGATGCGGGCGGCGGTGACGGCCGAGATCCGTGATCTCGCTCGCTGGCTCGGGCTCCCGCTCGACCTGCCGGGCGAGTTCGCGTGA
- a CDS encoding VOC family protein, giving the protein MDWKIELIPVPVTDVDRAKDFYVKVGFNADHDHKVQDGLRFVQLTPPGSACSIVIGDGITEKAPGTQEIQVVVADAAAARQQLLDAGVEASDVDPQPWGNFVYFRDPDGNSWALQAIPSRPNG; this is encoded by the coding sequence ATGGACTGGAAGATCGAACTCATCCCCGTGCCGGTCACCGACGTGGACCGGGCCAAGGACTTCTACGTGAAGGTGGGCTTCAACGCCGACCACGACCACAAGGTGCAGGACGGCCTGCGCTTCGTGCAGCTGACGCCGCCCGGCTCGGCCTGCTCGATCGTGATCGGCGACGGCATCACCGAGAAGGCCCCCGGCACGCAGGAGATCCAGGTGGTGGTCGCCGACGCCGCGGCCGCCCGCCAGCAGCTGCTTGACGCCGGCGTGGAGGCCAGCGACGTCGACCCGCAGCCGTGGGGCAACTTCGTCTACTTCCGCGACCCCGACGGCAACAGCTGGGCGCTGCAGGCGATCCCCTCCCGCCCGAACGGCTAG
- a CDS encoding carbohydrate ABC transporter permease: protein MRSRAPLYLALGAGAVTTLLPFVWLVRSALMQDAQMFVSPPKWIPDPFQWSNFTEALTAQPFGRYFLNTLVIAVISVLGTVLTCSVAAFSFSRLRWRGRNVAFAVLLSSVMLPYAVTLIPTFVMWQELGAVNTIAPLTVPSWFAGAGGGVLNVFLLRQFFLTIPFELDEAAYIDGASPWRVFWMVVMPLSKPAIVVVTIFTFIGTWNDFLGPLIYLNDEEKYTLSLGLASFQSIYITQWGYLMAASAAVIAPIIALFFFLQRYFIEGVTLTGIKN from the coding sequence GTGAGATCCAGGGCGCCGCTGTACCTGGCGCTCGGCGCCGGGGCGGTCACGACGCTCCTGCCGTTCGTGTGGCTGGTGCGCAGCGCGCTGATGCAGGACGCGCAGATGTTCGTCTCGCCGCCGAAGTGGATACCCGACCCGTTCCAGTGGTCGAACTTCACCGAGGCGCTCACCGCACAGCCGTTCGGGCGCTACTTCCTCAACACGCTGGTCATCGCGGTCATCAGCGTCCTCGGCACGGTGCTCACCTGCTCGGTGGCCGCGTTCAGCTTCTCCCGCCTGCGCTGGCGCGGCCGCAACGTCGCCTTCGCCGTCCTGCTCAGCAGCGTGATGCTCCCGTACGCGGTGACGCTGATCCCGACCTTCGTGATGTGGCAGGAGCTGGGCGCGGTCAACACGATCGCCCCGCTGACCGTGCCGAGCTGGTTCGCGGGTGCCGGCGGCGGCGTGCTCAACGTCTTCCTGCTCCGGCAGTTCTTCCTGACCATCCCGTTCGAGCTGGACGAGGCGGCCTACATCGACGGCGCCTCGCCGTGGCGGGTCTTCTGGATGGTCGTCATGCCACTGTCCAAACCCGCCATCGTCGTGGTCACCATCTTCACCTTCATCGGCACCTGGAACGACTTCCTCGGACCGCTGATCTACCTCAACGACGAGGAGAAGTACACGCTGTCGCTCGGGCTGGCGTCGTTCCAGAGCATCTACATCACCCAGTGGGGCTACCTGATGGCCGCCTCCGCCGCCGTCATCGCCCCGATCATCGCTCTCTTCTTCTTCCTCCAGCGCTACTTCATCGAAGGGGTAACGCTCACCGGCATCAAGAACTGA
- a CDS encoding ABC transporter substrate-binding protein — MFTPPVTMKRRQLLALGALAPLLAACGDESSSADLQLQFMYWGSTFEQKAVEKMLKAFEQSKPGTKVKPLFTPDEYDVKLNTLVASGGVPDVGYVPMAMSFRLAEQGKLVDLFPYLDKYPQLKGYLPDAYLWNGPDKLHGVATANEIELLWYSKSAVEEAGIPAPPAQASSAWTWDDLVRHAYKLTVDQSGRHPDESGFNPKRVRQFGISSSITYAAAWYGFLRSNGADLADPTGTKCLLDTPEAIQVFQNLQDLIYEHRVAPGPGQLAATGDDVPGTNILLKTKRVAMVVDGHWSLLDMNESKVDYGIGVLPRYQQPFTTSQVAGASAVFAGGKHLEEAVELFAFHLDPRHVDLYAQGLWMPQERRYYEDQAAVDSWTKNGAHPPEFRTAVVDYARDHSVPDLRVRLKNLSAINSDVLTPALQEIETGKRSAAEVLKAVTPQVTSRMRGWQHTQEL, encoded by the coding sequence ATGTTCACGCCGCCCGTGACGATGAAACGACGTCAGCTTCTCGCCCTCGGTGCCCTGGCCCCGCTGCTGGCCGCCTGTGGCGACGAAAGCTCCTCGGCCGATCTGCAGCTGCAGTTCATGTACTGGGGCTCGACGTTCGAGCAGAAGGCCGTGGAGAAGATGCTCAAGGCCTTCGAGCAGAGCAAGCCTGGCACGAAGGTCAAGCCGCTGTTCACGCCGGACGAGTACGACGTCAAGCTCAACACGCTCGTCGCCAGCGGCGGCGTGCCCGACGTCGGCTACGTGCCGATGGCGATGTCGTTCCGCCTGGCCGAGCAGGGCAAGCTCGTCGACCTCTTCCCCTACCTGGACAAGTACCCGCAGCTGAAGGGGTACCTGCCGGACGCGTACCTCTGGAACGGCCCGGACAAGCTGCACGGGGTCGCGACGGCCAACGAGATCGAGCTGTTGTGGTACAGCAAATCCGCGGTCGAGGAGGCCGGCATCCCCGCGCCGCCGGCGCAGGCGTCCAGCGCGTGGACGTGGGACGACCTCGTGCGCCACGCGTACAAGCTCACCGTCGACCAGAGCGGCAGGCACCCCGACGAGTCCGGCTTCAACCCCAAGCGGGTGCGGCAGTTCGGCATCTCCAGCAGCATCACGTACGCCGCGGCCTGGTACGGCTTCCTGCGCAGCAACGGCGCCGACCTCGCCGACCCCACCGGCACGAAGTGCCTGCTGGACACGCCGGAGGCGATCCAGGTCTTCCAGAACCTGCAGGACCTGATCTACGAGCACCGGGTGGCGCCCGGTCCGGGGCAGCTCGCGGCCACCGGCGACGACGTGCCGGGCACCAACATCCTGCTCAAGACCAAGCGGGTGGCCATGGTCGTCGACGGCCACTGGAGCCTGCTGGACATGAACGAGAGCAAAGTGGACTACGGCATCGGCGTGCTGCCGCGGTACCAGCAGCCGTTCACCACGAGCCAGGTCGCCGGCGCGTCGGCGGTCTTCGCCGGCGGCAAGCACCTGGAAGAGGCGGTCGAGCTGTTCGCGTTCCACCTCGACCCGCGCCACGTCGACCTGTACGCGCAGGGCCTGTGGATGCCGCAGGAGCGCCGGTACTACGAGGACCAGGCGGCCGTGGACTCGTGGACGAAGAACGGCGCGCACCCGCCCGAGTTCCGCACCGCGGTGGTGGACTACGCGCGCGACCACAGCGTGCCGGACCTGCGGGTGCGGCTGAAGAACCTCTCGGCGATCAACAGTGACGTGCTGACGCCGGCGCTGCAGGAGATCGAGACCGGCAAGCGCTCCGCCGCCGAGGTGCTCAAGGCCGTCACCCCGCAGGTCACCAGCAGGATGCGGGGCTGGCAGCACACGCAGGAGCTGTGA
- a CDS encoding Ig domain-containing protein has protein sequence MRRAILPAVLVLVATLLVATPAHAVGTATVVDRFGRVVNDYGVKLVDWEGYLANPYIELTVRPPTDVPFPVTIDLKAEGTSRLMMDLPSQLTATGATKQLTFANSSEAKTFKLAIHSKRAPGADELYTMRLTVRAGNGTSYVQTMPIRVQQDQKTALEPTIPVNFDYRYDTITGYFNNAAFRTAAEEGVKDWFRFFNLQPFDTVAAGAESNHLPGNDWQNTVNVTNNVAYNGMYVYFRGIQTPYSTGYPARNGQYHTRGGQQVAGPIHRSTAMIFEYDEAGKQLFTSLADEDWYRTEIAGSVLDVHGLVMHEYGHAVAFHSDWAGMRNYVNTSGANDQEVIAYQGRTVPLDSSYHIPGTSPYWDRLSGQSGGWTHLFPTRRWMLTKLALLVAENAGWPLNRNLTPFLAPSIVTTSLPDAPTGQAYTQTLAARGGVPFYDWRVTGGALPAGLSLDRFTGTISGTPSAAGTYSFTVELRDYDALSTPVTRTFQLTVGGGGTGGGNLATAATASCSYTSTWESCAAVNTGGDPASSNSGAPNQGSRWGTWPQQGEQWAELTWPSAQALSQVQVYFFDDNQGIDLPASWRLQYWTGSSYVDVPGAGAYTRNANAYNTVTFSPVNTTRLRVVLQSAPNLSVGLLEVKAFS, from the coding sequence ATGAGACGCGCCATCCTGCCCGCCGTGCTCGTGCTGGTCGCCACCCTGCTCGTCGCGACACCGGCGCACGCGGTCGGTACGGCCACGGTGGTCGACAGGTTCGGCCGGGTCGTCAACGACTACGGCGTCAAGCTCGTCGACTGGGAGGGCTACCTGGCCAACCCGTACATCGAGCTGACCGTGCGGCCGCCGACCGACGTGCCCTTCCCGGTGACCATCGACCTCAAGGCCGAGGGCACCTCGCGCCTGATGATGGATCTGCCGAGCCAGCTCACCGCGACGGGGGCCACCAAGCAGCTGACGTTCGCCAACTCCTCGGAGGCGAAGACCTTCAAGCTGGCGATCCACTCCAAGCGCGCGCCCGGCGCCGACGAGCTCTACACGATGCGGCTCACCGTCCGCGCGGGCAACGGCACGAGCTACGTGCAGACCATGCCGATCCGGGTCCAGCAGGACCAGAAGACCGCGCTGGAACCGACGATCCCCGTCAACTTCGACTACCGGTACGACACCATCACCGGGTACTTCAACAACGCCGCCTTCCGCACGGCCGCCGAGGAGGGGGTGAAGGACTGGTTCCGGTTCTTCAACCTGCAGCCGTTCGACACGGTCGCGGCCGGCGCCGAGTCCAACCACCTGCCCGGCAACGACTGGCAGAACACGGTCAACGTCACCAACAACGTGGCCTACAACGGCATGTACGTGTACTTCCGCGGGATCCAGACGCCCTACTCCACCGGGTATCCGGCGCGCAACGGCCAGTACCACACCCGCGGCGGGCAGCAGGTGGCCGGACCGATCCACCGATCCACCGCCATGATCTTCGAGTACGACGAGGCGGGCAAGCAGCTGTTCACCTCGCTCGCGGACGAGGACTGGTACCGGACCGAGATCGCCGGCTCGGTGCTGGACGTGCACGGCCTCGTCATGCACGAGTACGGCCACGCGGTCGCCTTCCACAGCGACTGGGCCGGCATGCGCAACTACGTCAACACCAGCGGCGCGAACGACCAGGAGGTCATCGCGTACCAGGGCCGCACCGTGCCGCTCGACAGCAGCTACCACATTCCCGGCACGTCACCGTACTGGGACCGCCTCAGTGGACAGAGCGGCGGCTGGACCCACCTCTTCCCCACCCGCCGGTGGATGCTGACCAAGCTCGCGCTCCTGGTCGCCGAAAACGCGGGGTGGCCGCTCAACCGCAACCTCACGCCGTTCCTGGCGCCGTCGATCGTGACCACCAGCCTGCCCGACGCGCCGACCGGCCAGGCGTACACGCAGACCCTCGCGGCCCGCGGCGGCGTGCCCTTCTACGACTGGCGGGTGACCGGCGGCGCACTGCCGGCCGGGCTGAGCCTGGACCGCTTCACCGGCACGATCAGCGGCACGCCCAGCGCCGCCGGGACGTACTCGTTCACCGTCGAGCTGCGCGACTACGACGCGCTCAGCACGCCGGTGACCCGCACGTTCCAGCTCACGGTCGGGGGCGGCGGCACCGGCGGCGGCAACCTGGCCACGGCGGCGACCGCGTCCTGCTCGTACACCTCCACGTGGGAGAGCTGCGCCGCCGTCAACACCGGCGGCGACCCGGCCAGCTCCAACAGCGGCGCACCCAACCAGGGCAGCCGCTGGGGCACGTGGCCGCAGCAGGGCGAGCAGTGGGCCGAGCTGACGTGGCCGTCGGCGCAGGCGCTGAGCCAGGTCCAGGTGTACTTCTTCGACGACAACCAGGGCATCGACCTGCCCGCCTCGTGGCGCCTGCAGTACTGGACCGGCAGCTCCTATGTGGACGTACCGGGCGCGGGCGCGTACACCCGCAACGCCAACGCCTACAACACGGTCACGTTCTCGCCGGTCAACACGACCCGGCTGCGCGTGGTCCTGCAGAGCGCGCCCAACCTGTCGGTCGGCCTGCTGGAGGTGAAGGCGTTCAGCTAG